TGATCCATTTTCTGGAAAAAAACTGGGGCGTCTTTTTCCCCAAGGGCGGCACCGGCGCGCTCGTGCAGGCACTCGTGAAGTACTTCGAAGAGCTGGGTGGCACCATCGTCTACCAATCGGCGGTGGACGAGATCCTGACCCGCGACAACAAAGTCGTCGGCGTGCGCGCGGTGACGGGCGAAGTCTACGACTGCGACGTCGTGGTTTCCAACGGCGACATCTACCACACCTACAAGGATCTTTTGAAGGACAACACCCGCGCGCAGGCGAAGGCCCGTAGTCTGGATAAGAAGGCCTTCTCGATGAGCCTGTTCCTGATCTACTTCGGCACCAACAAGAAATTCCCGAAACTCAAACACCACAACGTCATGTTCGGCCCGCGCTACCGCGAGCTGCTCGACGATATCTTCAAAAAGGGCGAGCTGCCGGAAGACTTCTCTTTGTACGTGCACAATCCCACGCAGACCGATCCGTCCCTCGCGCCCGAGGGCTGCGAGACCTTCTACGTGCTCGCGCCCGTTTCCCATTTGGGGAAACTGGATTACGACTGGAAAAACGGCGCCGACGCTTACGCGGACAAGATCCTGACCTACCTCGAAGACAAATACATGCCGGGGCTCAAAGAGTCGATCGTGACGAAACGTTACTTCACGCCACTCGAGTTCCGTTCCGAGCTGAATTCGCACGTGGGCGCGGCCTTCTCGCTGGAGCCCCGCCTGACCCAAAGCGCTTTCTTCCGTCTGCACAACCGCGACGAGAAGATCAAAGGCCTGTACTTCGCGGGCGCGGGCACCCACCCCGGCGCGGGCGTTCCCGGCGTCGTGAACAGCGGCAAGGCGACCGCGGGTCTCGTGATTGAGGACTTGGCTTGATGGAGGTCTCTGCGCGCGAGGATCGGACTCCCGTCCTTGCGACGTCCACCGACCTGGTCGGTTTCAGTCGTGATCAGATTCAGAAGGGCTCGAAGAGCTTTTCTTTCGCCTCGTTCTTTTTCTCGAAGACCGAGCGCGAGGGCGCCTGGCTTTTGTATTCGTGGTGCCGGGCCTGCGATGACCGCATCGATCAAGCCCCCTCGGCGGAAGCGCAACTGCAAGCGCTGGCGGATCTCGAGCGCGACACCCGTCGGGCGGCGCGCGGCGACCAGACTTTGACCGATCCCGTTTTTCAGGGACTGGCCGTGGTCCTTCGCGAATTCCAGATTCCCGAAAAATACCCTCTCGATCTTCTGCGCGGCATGCGTATGGACGTCGAAGGACGTGAGTACCAAACGCTCGAAGAGCTTGAAGAGTACTGCTACTGCGTGGCGGGCGTCGTCGGCTTGATGATGTGCCACGTGATGGGCCTGAGCGATAGCCGCGCCCTTTCGAACGCGGTCGCCATGGGTTCGGCGATGCAGCTCACGAACATCTGCCGCGACGTCGAGGACGACCTGGCGCTCGGCCGCATCTATATCCCCACCAACTTTCTGCTGGAAGTGGGACTGACCCGCGCGAATTTCGCCACTCCCCTGGGCCGCGCGCGCTGGCCGGCTTTGACGGCGCGGCTTTTGGACGCAGCCGACGAGCGTTACCGCCACGGCGTCGCCGGGCTTCGCTATCTGTCCTTCCGCGCGGCGCTCGCCGTCGCCATCGCGGGTCGCGTTTACCGCCGTATCGGCGTGAAAGTCCGTGCGCGCGGCGCGCACGCATGGGAAAATCGGACCTACACTCGCCTTCCCGAAAAACTCGCGACCGCGCTGATCGCGACCGCAGATGTGGGACGGCGACTGTTCACGCGGCTCTGGCGCCCCTGGCGACCGGCGCGTATCGACCGGGTTTGGGGGCAAACATGATGTACGGATGGACGCTCAGCTCGTGGATGATTTTCGTCGCGACCTTCGT
The Pseudobdellovibrionaceae bacterium DNA segment above includes these coding regions:
- a CDS encoding phytoene/squalene synthase family protein; translation: MEVSAREDRTPVLATSTDLVGFSRDQIQKGSKSFSFASFFFSKTEREGAWLLYSWCRACDDRIDQAPSAEAQLQALADLERDTRRAARGDQTLTDPVFQGLAVVLREFQIPEKYPLDLLRGMRMDVEGREYQTLEELEEYCYCVAGVVGLMMCHVMGLSDSRALSNAVAMGSAMQLTNICRDVEDDLALGRIYIPTNFLLEVGLTRANFATPLGRARWPALTARLLDAADERYRHGVAGLRYLSFRAALAVAIAGRVYRRIGVKVRARGAHAWENRTYTRLPEKLATALIATADVGRRLFTRLWRPWRPARIDRVWGQT
- a CDS encoding phytoene desaturase, coding for MPTTARKAAVIGSGFGGLATAIRLQAAGIQTRIFEKRDLPGGRAYVFHDKGFTFDAGPTVITAPECLEELFTLTGRDIKDYVDLKPVMPFYRLLFDDGYVFDYSNDDQELFGQIAKKNKADEAGYRRFLEYSKEVFNEGYTKLAAVPFLSLWDMVKVAPQLVKLGAHKSVYSTVSRFIKDEHLRQAFSFHSLLVGGNPFQTSSIYTLIHFLEKNWGVFFPKGGTGALVQALVKYFEELGGTIVYQSAVDEILTRDNKVVGVRAVTGEVYDCDVVVSNGDIYHTYKDLLKDNTRAQAKARSLDKKAFSMSLFLIYFGTNKKFPKLKHHNVMFGPRYRELLDDIFKKGELPEDFSLYVHNPTQTDPSLAPEGCETFYVLAPVSHLGKLDYDWKNGADAYADKILTYLEDKYMPGLKESIVTKRYFTPLEFRSELNSHVGAAFSLEPRLTQSAFFRLHNRDEKIKGLYFAGAGTHPGAGVPGVVNSGKATAGLVIEDLA